One Methylobacterium oryzae DNA window includes the following coding sequences:
- a CDS encoding glycoside hydrolase family 15 protein — protein sequence MPYADIEAHGVIGNLRTAALVCSNGTIDFFCFPQFDSPSVFAALLDDAKGGHFSITPEPDGVRTRQMYLPETNVLVTRFMSEAGMAEVVDYMPICTDGPKSALVRCVKGIRGSMTLRVACEPRFDYARAASRAHLRDGGVVEFAPEGEGAPLRLRATVPMTATQSGATATVTLAPGEEAGFVFECTRERPSEGDLDTFLESTFSETMAYWRSWSGRSRYRGRWRETVQRSALALKVLTSADHGAVLGAATFGLPEWVGGGRNWDYRYCWIRDAAFTVYALMRLGYTDEATAFIGWVEKRAREQGEGDRLQILYALDGGSDASEEELDHLAGYRGSRPVRIGNAAAEQLQLDIYGELADAIYLADKYGVPASIDTWHGVARALDWVCENWNQPDEGIWEVRGGRQAFLSGRLMCWVALSRGLRMARQLARPAPLQRWHETQDAIAQSIYTDFWNPEKRAFVQHPGTDALDAAALLMPLVKFISPVDPRWLSTLDAIGRELVSDALVLRYQTKEGANSDGLEGREGAFTPCSFWYVECLARAGRLEEAQLTFEKMLGYANHLGLYAEELGPRGEHLGNFPQAFTHLALISAAYALDRALSDKGRPSTGQDLRG from the coding sequence ATGCCCTACGCGGACATTGAGGCGCACGGCGTCATCGGCAACCTGCGCACCGCCGCCCTGGTCTGCAGCAACGGCACCATCGACTTCTTCTGCTTTCCCCAATTCGACTCGCCAAGCGTGTTCGCGGCCCTGCTCGACGACGCCAAGGGCGGCCACTTCTCCATCACGCCGGAGCCGGACGGCGTGCGCACCCGGCAGATGTACCTGCCTGAGACCAACGTGCTCGTGACCCGCTTCATGAGCGAGGCGGGCATGGCCGAGGTCGTCGACTACATGCCGATCTGCACGGACGGACCGAAGAGCGCCCTCGTGCGCTGCGTGAAGGGCATCCGCGGCAGCATGACGTTGCGCGTGGCTTGCGAACCCCGGTTCGACTATGCCCGCGCCGCCTCGCGGGCTCATCTGCGCGACGGCGGCGTGGTCGAGTTCGCGCCGGAAGGCGAAGGGGCTCCACTGCGTCTGCGCGCGACCGTGCCGATGACGGCGACCCAATCAGGCGCCACGGCGACCGTCACGCTCGCGCCAGGCGAGGAGGCCGGGTTCGTGTTCGAATGTACCCGCGAGCGCCCGAGCGAGGGCGACCTCGACACGTTTCTGGAGAGCACCTTCTCGGAGACGATGGCGTACTGGAGGTCCTGGAGTGGGCGCTCACGCTACCGCGGCCGCTGGCGCGAGACCGTGCAGCGGTCGGCGCTCGCGCTCAAGGTGCTGACCTCCGCCGACCACGGAGCGGTCCTGGGCGCTGCGACTTTCGGCCTACCCGAGTGGGTCGGCGGCGGACGCAACTGGGATTACCGCTACTGCTGGATCCGCGACGCCGCCTTCACCGTCTACGCGCTCATGCGCCTGGGCTACACCGACGAAGCGACGGCCTTCATCGGTTGGGTCGAAAAGCGGGCGCGCGAGCAGGGCGAGGGTGACAGGCTCCAGATCCTGTACGCCCTCGACGGCGGCAGCGACGCCTCCGAGGAGGAGCTCGACCACCTCGCTGGGTATCGGGGGTCTCGACCCGTGCGGATCGGCAACGCCGCCGCCGAGCAACTGCAGCTCGACATCTACGGCGAGTTGGCGGACGCCATCTACCTCGCGGACAAGTACGGCGTGCCGGCCAGCATCGACACTTGGCACGGCGTGGCCCGCGCACTCGACTGGGTCTGCGAGAACTGGAACCAACCAGATGAGGGCATCTGGGAGGTGCGCGGCGGCCGCCAGGCCTTCCTGTCCGGGCGCCTCATGTGCTGGGTCGCGCTGAGCCGAGGCTTGCGCATGGCGAGACAACTCGCCCGTCCGGCGCCCCTCCAGCGTTGGCACGAGACGCAGGATGCCATCGCCCAGAGCATCTACACGGATTTCTGGAACCCCGAGAAACGCGCCTTCGTGCAGCATCCGGGCACCGACGCCCTGGACGCGGCGGCGCTGCTCATGCCGCTGGTCAAGTTCATCAGCCCGGTCGACCCCCGCTGGCTCTCGACCCTCGACGCCATCGGCCGCGAGTTGGTGAGCGACGCCCTGGTCCTCCGCTACCAGACCAAGGAGGGCGCCAATAGCGACGGTCTGGAGGGACGGGAGGGCGCCTTCACGCCGTGCTCGTTCTGGTACGTCGAGTGCCTCGCCCGGGCCGGGCGCCTGGAGGAGGCACAGCTCACCTTCGAAAAGATGCTGGGCTACGCCAACCACCTCGGCCTCTATGCGGAGGAGCTCGGGCCGCGGGGCGAGCATCTCGGCAACTTCCCGCAGGCCTTCACCCACCTGGCGCTCATCAGCGCGGCCTACGCCCTGGACCGCGCCTTGTCCGACAAGGGACGGCCATCGACGGGCCAGGACCTCCGCGGCTGA
- a CDS encoding CGNR zinc finger domain-containing protein → MDHHHTPAIFVADAPGLDFLNSVATPVDKPVDWINDGEGLLNWLEQAGLVPAAAAAAVRDRATPGELDDVAAEARQLREWFRGFVDERKGRPLTSDDLSELKPLNRLLERDQRFSQIVSEHHDGVQHLELRTSRHWRTPESLLQPVGEVLARLVCDEDFTHIKACEGHTCTLMFADHTRGRARRWCSMAVCGNRAKQAAHRSRLKT, encoded by the coding sequence ATGGACCACCACCACACGCCCGCGATCTTCGTGGCCGACGCACCGGGCCTCGATTTCCTCAATTCGGTTGCCACGCCCGTCGACAAGCCTGTCGACTGGATCAATGATGGCGAGGGTCTGCTGAATTGGCTGGAACAGGCCGGTCTCGTGCCGGCGGCTGCCGCCGCAGCAGTCCGGGATCGCGCGACCCCTGGTGAACTCGACGACGTTGCGGCTGAAGCCCGGCAGCTCCGCGAGTGGTTCCGAGGCTTCGTCGACGAGCGTAAGGGCCGCCCCCTCACGTCGGACGATCTATCCGAGCTCAAGCCACTCAACAGGCTCCTCGAACGGGATCAGCGCTTCAGCCAGATCGTCTCTGAGCACCATGACGGCGTCCAGCACTTGGAATTGCGGACCTCGCGTCACTGGCGCACGCCGGAGTCCCTGCTCCAGCCGGTCGGGGAGGTTCTGGCCCGGCTCGTCTGTGACGAGGACTTCACGCATATCAAAGCATGCGAGGGGCATACCTGTACGCTGATGTTTGCCGACCACACCCGAGGTCGAGCACGGCGCTGGTGCAGCATGGCGGTTTGCGGCAACAGGGCTAAGCAGGCTGCACACAGGAGCCGCCTCAAGACTTAA
- a CDS encoding alpha/beta fold hydrolase has translation MPAIRYRSADVDGFRIAFREAGRPGAPKLLLLHGFPSAGHMFRELIPLLSDRFYLVAPDLPGFGLSGMPARDRFTYSFDNVASVVDRFTEVIGFDRFAIYVFDYGAPTGFRIAAKHPERITGIVSQNGNAYEEGLSKGWNPIRAYWQDPSQANREALRAFLKPETTVWQYTHGVPDPTLVSPDGYSLDNLYLSRPGADEVQLDLFGDYKSNIALYPTFQAYFRVHKPRLLAVWGRNDPFFLPAGAEAFRRDIPDAQVTFFETGHFALETHAAEIAAAIRAFLV, from the coding sequence ATGCCAGCCATTCGCTATCGCTCCGCAGACGTCGATGGCTTTCGGATCGCCTTCCGGGAGGCGGGCCGCCCCGGCGCACCGAAGCTGCTCCTCCTCCATGGTTTCCCAAGCGCGGGGCACATGTTCCGCGAACTGATCCCGCTGCTGAGCGACCGTTTTTACCTCGTGGCGCCGGATCTGCCTGGGTTTGGTCTGTCAGGCATGCCGGCGCGGGACCGCTTCACCTACAGCTTCGACAACGTCGCTTCGGTGGTCGACCGCTTCACCGAGGTGATCGGCTTCGACCGGTTCGCGATCTACGTGTTCGATTACGGCGCGCCGACGGGCTTCCGCATCGCCGCGAAGCATCCGGAGAGGATCACCGGCATCGTCTCGCAGAACGGCAACGCCTACGAGGAGGGCCTGAGTAAGGGTTGGAACCCGATCCGCGCCTATTGGCAGGACCCGTCTCAAGCCAACCGGGAGGCCCTTCGCGCCTTCCTGAAGCCGGAGACGACGGTCTGGCAATACACCCACGGCGTTCCCGACCCGACCCTCGTCTCGCCGGATGGGTATTCGCTCGACAATCTTTATCTGAGCCGTCCCGGCGCAGACGAGGTTCAGCTAGATCTATTCGGCGATTACAAGAGTAACATTGCGCTCTACCCCACTTTCCAGGCCTATTTCCGCGTCCACAAGCCGCGCCTCCTCGCCGTATGGGGCCGCAACGACCCGTTCTTCCTGCCGGCGGGAGCCGAAGCCTTTCGGCGCGATATTCCGGATGCGCAGGTGACCTTCTTCGAGACCGGCCACTTCGCGCTGGAGACCCATGCGGCCGAGATCGCTGCGGCAATCCGGGCCTTCCTCGTCTGA
- a CDS encoding zinc-binding alcohol dehydrogenase family protein yields the protein MRAIVLDGFGGLDVMTYRDIPEPEPLAGHVVIEIKAFGINHAEVHMRRGEWAEAAPVSGIECVGIVKSCPGGEFPVGAKVAALMGGLGRTINGSYAQLTRAPVGNVALIEADLPWAELAAIPETYATAWTCLFRNLEIQKGQLLLIRGATSSFGQAALKMAVNAGARVIATTRNPERFGKLQALGAERCEIERPDLSKHIADAKQIDAVLDLVGNSVVLDSLAMLRRGGRSCLAGWLGGLDPIPDFNPLLQMASGVYLTFFGSFVFGTPGFPLADVPLGQIAQDAAAGRLDVKPVRIFGFDEVREAHRLMEANAAGGKMVVVH from the coding sequence ATGCGCGCCATCGTCCTGGACGGCTTCGGAGGCCTCGACGTCATGACCTACAGGGACATCCCCGAACCCGAGCCCCTTGCTGGCCACGTCGTCATCGAGATCAAAGCCTTCGGCATCAACCATGCCGAAGTGCACATGCGTCGAGGCGAATGGGCCGAGGCGGCGCCGGTCTCGGGCATCGAATGCGTCGGGATCGTCAAATCGTGTCCCGGCGGCGAGTTTCCGGTCGGCGCCAAGGTGGCGGCGCTGATGGGGGGCCTCGGGCGCACCATCAACGGCAGCTACGCCCAGCTTACCCGTGCCCCAGTCGGCAACGTCGCGCTGATCGAGGCGGACCTGCCCTGGGCCGAGCTCGCGGCCATCCCGGAGACGTACGCCACCGCCTGGACCTGCCTGTTCCGCAATCTCGAAATTCAAAAGGGGCAGCTTCTGCTGATCCGCGGCGCGACCTCGTCGTTCGGGCAGGCCGCCCTCAAGATGGCCGTGAACGCCGGTGCCCGCGTCATCGCCACCACGCGTAACCCCGAGCGGTTCGGCAAGCTGCAGGCGCTGGGTGCCGAGCGTTGCGAGATCGAGCGGCCGGACCTGTCGAAGCACATCGCCGACGCGAAGCAGATCGATGCGGTGCTGGATCTCGTCGGCAACAGCGTTGTCCTCGACTCGCTCGCGATGCTCCGGCGTGGCGGCCGTTCGTGCCTGGCCGGCTGGCTGGGCGGCCTCGACCCGATCCCGGATTTCAACCCGCTGCTGCAGATGGCGAGCGGCGTCTACCTGACCTTCTTCGGCAGCTTCGTGTTCGGGACGCCAGGTTTTCCGCTAGCCGATGTCCCGCTGGGCCAGATCGCCCAGGACGCGGCTGCTGGGCGGCTCGATGTGAAGCCAGTGCGCATCTTCGGCTTCGACGAGGTCCGAGAGGCCCACCGCCTGATGGAAGCGAACGCGGCCGGCGGCAAGATGGTCGTCGTGCACTGA
- a CDS encoding SDR family oxidoreductase, translating into MTKTVAIVTGASQGIGRATAVRLAQDFSALVLVARNRTKLEETASAVREAGSEALVIDLDLAEPTAAATVVQQTLSAFGRIDALVNIAGSVPGLDVFQMTDEQWHAGLELKLHGARRLTIQAWDVLKATRGAVVFMSGNAAVTPKAAAAAVGAINACIEALAKAFAERGIVDDVQVNSVSPGAIMTDRRTAMLQKAAEAKEIDIEEAKQGFLKQAGITRFGTAEEIADVVAFAISPAAHWMTGTVLRMDGGEVRSV; encoded by the coding sequence ATGACAAAGACTGTAGCCATCGTGACGGGAGCTAGCCAGGGCATCGGTCGAGCCACGGCGGTGCGCCTGGCCCAGGACTTCTCGGCGCTCGTGCTGGTGGCGCGCAACCGCACCAAGCTCGAAGAGACGGCCTCGGCTGTTAGGGAAGCCGGGTCCGAAGCCCTCGTGATCGACCTCGATCTCGCCGAGCCGACGGCGGCCGCGACCGTCGTCCAGCAGACCCTGTCGGCGTTCGGGCGCATCGACGCGTTGGTCAACATCGCCGGTTCGGTTCCCGGGCTGGACGTCTTCCAGATGACGGACGAGCAGTGGCATGCGGGCCTGGAACTCAAGCTTCACGGAGCTCGGCGCCTCACCATTCAGGCGTGGGATGTCCTGAAGGCGACCCGGGGCGCGGTCGTGTTCATGTCGGGCAATGCCGCCGTGACCCCGAAGGCGGCCGCAGCGGCTGTGGGCGCGATCAACGCATGCATAGAGGCCTTGGCCAAGGCGTTCGCGGAACGCGGCATCGTGGATGACGTGCAGGTCAACAGCGTGTCGCCCGGCGCGATCATGACCGACCGCCGCACGGCGATGCTCCAGAAGGCCGCTGAGGCCAAGGAAATCGACATCGAGGAGGCGAAACAGGGCTTCCTGAAACAGGCCGGGATCACCCGCTTCGGGACAGCGGAAGAGATCGCGGACGTGGTGGCGTTCGCCATCTCTCCGGCGGCGCATTGGATGACTGGCACCGTGCTCCGGATGGACGGAGGAGAGGTCAGGTCGGTCTGA